The following are encoded together in the Brassica napus cultivar Da-Ae chromosome A9, Da-Ae, whole genome shotgun sequence genome:
- the LOC106367086 gene encoding 40S ribosomal protein S12-2-like, protein MSGDEAAAPVVVPPVAEPAAIIPEDMDLLTALELTLRKARAHGGVVRGLHESAKLIEKRVAQLCVLAEDCNQPDYVKLVKALCADHNINLLTVPSAKTLGEWAGLCKIDSEGNARKVVGCSCLVVKDYGEDTTALNIVKKHIESN, encoded by the exons ATGTCGGG TGATGAGGCTGCTGCTCCCGTTGTTGTTCCTCCCGTTGCTGAGCCAGCGGCTATAATCCCAGAGGACATGGACTTGTTGACTGCATTGGAGCTGACTCTTAGGAAAGCTCGTGCACACGGTGGTGTTGTTCGTGGTCTCCATGAGAGCGCTAAGCTTATTGAGAAGCGTGTTGCTCAGCTCTGTGTCTTGGCTGAAGACTGCAACCAGCCCGATTACGTCAAGCTTGTCAAGGCTCTCTGCGCTGATCACAACATCAACTTGCTTACTGTTCCAAGTGCCAAGACCCTCGGTGAATGGGCTGGT CTCTGCAAGATTGACTCTGAGGGTAATGCAAGGAAGGTTGTTGGCTGCTCATGCCTTGTAGTCAAG GACTATGGCGAGGATACAACTGCCCTCAATATCGTCAAGAAGCACATTGAATCTAACTAA
- the LOC106367079 gene encoding factor of DNA methylation 1 has translation MDVQPPPDEESEISESEIDDYSQKPYLKLQTGQYKVKVNGTLRCPFCSGKKKQDYKYKELIAHASGVSKGSVSRSAKQKANHLALAKYLETELAGDHAEGLPRPYLPLSNESEPKPGDVYVWPWMGIVMNPLKETDDDKEGLLDSAYWLKRLSRFKPVDVNVFWIEQDCVVGVVAEFNSDWSGFVSATELEKEFEREGCSKKEWVEKRGESESKAYGWCARAEDYNSEGVIGEYLSKEGKLRTVSDISQEKAEDRNSVLEELSSMIDMTNEDLNKVQYSYNETAMLLKRVKDQKKNLEEAYAEETKKMHQMSMRSIQKILEDKERLSNELEAKMLRLKNWSKELEKKEALTELERQKLDEEKKKNDAMNISLKLASHEQEKADQNVLRLVEEHKRQKDEAMSKILELKTQLDTKQTLEMEIQELKGKLQVMKHLGDADDEAVKQTMKEMNDKLEDRKSDLEQLEQMNSDLMTKERQSNFEIQAARKTLIARLTGLLGAESDIGVKRMGELENLEPFLNACKKRYSADEAMVEGVTLCSTWQKNINDSTWQPFKREGTGDKAIEVVDEEDEKLKKLKGEWGEEVHNAVKTALEEMNEYNPSGRYSTPELWNFEAGRKATLKEVISFISNDMKPVKRKRT, from the exons ATGGATGTTCAACCTCCACCTGATGAAGAGTCCGAGATCAGCGAGTCAGAGATCGATGACTACTCCCAAAAACCCTACCTGAAACTCCAAACCGGGCAGTACAAGGTTAAAGTAAACGGAACGCTGAGATGCCCCTTTTGTTCAGGCAAGAAGAAGCAAGACTACAAATACAAGGAGCTGATCGCACACGCCTCTGGTGTTTCCAAAGGATCCGTAAGCAGAAGCGCTAAACAGAAGGCTAATCATCTCGCCTTAGCTAAGTACTTAGAGACCGAGCTTGCTGGTGATCATGCAGAAGGTCTTCCACGTCCTTATCTCCCTCTGTCAAACGAGTCAGAACCAAAGCCTGGTGATGTTTACGTCTGGCCATGGATGGGGATTGTGATGAATCCTTTGAAAGAAACTGATGATGACAAGGAGGGTCTGCTCGATTCGGCGTATTGGTTGAAGCGTCTTTCTAGGTTCAAGCCTGTTGATGTGAATGTGTTTTGGATCGAACAAGATTGTGTTGTTGGGGTTGTTGCTGAGTTTAACAGCGACTGGAGTGGGTTTGTGAGTGCGACGGAGCTTGAGAAGGAGTTTGAGAGGGAAGGCTGCAGCAAAAAGGAGTGGGTAGAGAAGAGGGGAGAGTCAGAGTCCAAGGCTTATGGATGGTGCGCACGTGCGGAAGACTATAACTCTGAAGGGGTAATAGGTGAGTACCTCTCCAAGGAGGGGAAGCTAAGAACCGTTTCagatatttctcaagaaaaagcGGAGGATAGAAACAGTGTTCTTGAAGAACTTTCGAGTATGATTGATATGACTAATGAGGATCTGAACAAGGTTCAGTACAGTTACAACGAGACGGCTATGTTACTGAAGAGGGTCAAGGACCAGAAGAAAAACTTGGAGGAAGCTTATGCAGAAG AAACAAAGAAGATGCATCAGATGTCGATGCGCAGTATCCAGAAGATCCTAGAAGATAAAGAGAGGCTAAGCAATGAACTGGAAGCAAAGATGCTGAGACTAAAGAACTGGTCCAAAGAGTTGGAGAAAAAGGAAGCACTTACTGAACTGGAGAGACAAAAGTTGgatgaagagaagaaaaag AATGATGCTATGAACATTTCCCTCAAGTTAGCCTCTCATGAGCAGGAGAAGGCTGACCAGAACGTTTTGAGGCTTGTGGAAGAGCATAAG AGGCAAAAAGATGAGGCAATGAGCAAGATCCTTGAGCTTAAGACACAGCTAGACACCAAACAGACACTGGAAATGGAGATTCAGGAGCTGAAAGGCAAATTACAAGTGATGAAGCATTTGGGGGATGCTGATGATGAGGCGGTCAAGCAGACAATGAAGGAGATGAATGATAAACTGGAGGACAGGAAGTCTGACTTAGAACAGCTAGAGCAGATGAATTCAGACCTCATGACAAAAGAACGTCAAAGCAATTTCGAGATTCAAGCAGCTCGGAAAACATTAATTGCG cgTTTGACAGGGTTGTTGGGTGCCGAATCTGATATCGGGGTAAAGAGGATGGGAGAACTTGAGAACTTGGAGCCCTTCTTGAATGCTTGCAAGAAGAGATATTCTGCGGATGAAGCCATGGTTGAAGGTGTTACCCTTTGCTCCACATGGCAGAAGAACATCAATGATTCAACATGGCAACCGTTCAAACGTGAAGGAACCGGGGACAAAGCAATT GAAGTGGTAGACGAAGAGGATGAGAAGCTGAAGAAGCTTAAAGGAGAGTGGGGAGAAGAGGTGCACAACGCTGTTAAAACAGCTCTGGAGGAAATGAATGAGTATAATCCAAGTGGTCGATACAGCACCCCAGAACTTTGGAATTTCGAAGCAGGAAGGAAAGCAACATTGAAGGAAGTGATTAGTTTCATTTCCAACGATATGAAACCTGTGAAACGCAAAAGAACCTGA